The following proteins come from a genomic window of bacterium:
- a CDS encoding PaREP1 family protein, protein MNNLKVKRYIEKADRYITQAEKEFKKGELCQASEKYWGASAQILKAWAEYKGIQHNGHIWLFKAADELAEEIKEPAIRKQFSLASALHMNFYEGWLTEREVRDDAFEVKLFCDKIKQILTNKEEKK, encoded by the coding sequence ATGAACAATCTTAAGGTAAAGCGATATATAGAAAAGGCGGATAGATACATAACGCAGGCTGAAAAAGAGTTTAAAAAAGGAGAGCTTTGCCAGGCATCTGAGAAATACTGGGGAGCATCTGCCCAAATATTAAAGGCATGGGCAGAGTATAAGGGCATACAGCACAATGGGCATATCTGGCTATTTAAAGCAGCCGATGAGCTTGCTGAGGAGATAAAAGAGCCGGCGATAAGAAAACAATTCAGTTTAGCCAGTGCCCTACATATGAATTTTTATGAAGGTTGGCTCACTGAAAGAGAGGTAAGAGATGATGCCTTTGAAGTAAAGTTATTTTGCGATAAAATAAAACAA
- a CDS encoding DUF6722 family protein — MVIWLREKLHTYNLSKFFYDIGKLSFGGFIIGSIISKEAASLLLIAVGLHNIHFCNHCFLVR; from the coding sequence TAATTTGGTTAAGAGAGAAGCTACACACGTACAATCTTTCTAAATTCTTTTATGATATTGGTAAGTTAAGTTTTGGAGGTTTTATAATTGGCTCTATTATTTCAAAAGAAGCCGCTAGCCTTCTCCTTATCGCTGTAGGTTTGCACAACATCCATTTTTGTAATCATTGCTTTTTGGTTAGATAA
- a CDS encoding retroviral-like aspartic protease family protein codes for MNKGLIIDSRSGLIVLDVEIKAIKTRFLKMALDTGCTLTIIPWNIAIAVGCDPARTKETVRMVTGSGIEFAPLVIVESISALGKKVENIKIACHNLPEESLVDGSFGA; via the coding sequence ATGAATAAAGGGTTAATTATAGATTCTCGCTCAGGCTTAATTGTTCTGGATGTAGAGATAAAAGCTATAAAAACAAGGTTTCTAAAGATGGCTCTTGATACAGGCTGTACCCTAACCATAATTCCCTGGAATATCGCCATTGCTGTTGGTTGCGACCCTGCTCGGACAAAAGAAACAGTGCGGATGGTCACGGGAAGCGGGATAGAATTTGCTCCGCTAGTGATAGTTGAAAGCATATCTGCCTTGGGCAAAAAGGTTGAAAATATAAAGATTGCCTGCCATAATTTGCCTGAAGAAAGCCTGGTAGATGGTAGTTTTGGGGCTTAA